In Vicia villosa cultivar HV-30 ecotype Madison, WI unplaced genomic scaffold, Vvil1.0 ctg.000746F_1_1, whole genome shotgun sequence, the following are encoded in one genomic region:
- the LOC131630870 gene encoding uncharacterized protein LOC131630870 produces the protein MIRNKLGFKGDYIDNYSHHGNGRSWVEWNPNKVSVRYVSSSSQFIHCGVYALDGSFNYWLTAIYAHNDLAQRKKLWKDLEDIHKSQTGPWCTVGDFNNVMSSQDRVGGNIVTESEYEDLHVMVENTGLGEMDSKGEFYTWTNKQANNPIYSRIDRLLANADWFHTYHQATLTILPPHVSDHAILYLQMPTEPRGKKQFRFNNCWVETRGYADCVERSWNLPARGPPMQKLWFKLERLKPELLKLQKHTNDIQNNKIKARDLLDQAYEQLRNHNMDPTTIALVKSRTEEVLYWNEMEETMLQQRTKIDWIRLGDGNNAYFHACLKAKQGAQRINTVQREDGAILTTQEDITQEVHGFYQNLMGKENTGLHQVDIEALRAGSQLDQDQREPCIGDLKSPGVDGYGAKFFKSCWHIIKADVVMAVQEFFEHERLFLPFNQTVVTLVPKTKEAAFIPGQIIHHHIMLAYELIKGYSRKGGAPRAMIQLDLQKAYDMVDWHALETVLKELEIPCRFVNWLMIVVRTVTYRFRVNGSLTTEMQAKRGVRQGDPISPLLFVVMMEYLNRLMTKMQKDPNFKHHPKCKKLGITHLSFADDVLMFCRGEFDSVETMMNSLHTFADTTGLIVNPRKCKVFFGGVDDHTKRRITALTSFEEGKLPFRYLGVPLTTRKLNIKHYLPLIDKILAKVNHWSSRLLSMAGRIQLVRTTTTAIAQFWMHCLPLPKTVIRKIDGICRSFVWTGKAIVSKKSPIAWESVCKPKNMGGMNIFNLSLWNDVALLKCLWNLSLKADNLWVKWVHTHYLKKETLMEVDIRNSCSWVIKKILRLREQLPNLQPTWDLMIQKRKFCMHSVYVKMMEAERVPWRYLIQDNCVRPRAITLTWMACHGRLSTKDRLRKLGFITDRVCSLCNADDETHDHLMFGCSVAKGIWNHVLHWLGIKHDPQPWSMEIDWLIRMIGKKGWRFRVLKIALAETVYEVWHYRNDIVFRGNTHRSNSIDIANRIIEKVIYRGWYSPKLRKQIATLMC, from the exons ATGATAAGAAATAAACTAGGATTCAAAGGAGACTACATTGACAACTATAGTCATCATGGTAATGGTAGATCGTGGGTTGAATGGAATCCTAACAAAGTAAGTGTGAGGTATGTTAGTAGCTCGAGCCAGTTTATACATTGTGGAGTATATGCTCTTGATGGAAGTTTTAACTATTGGTTGACTGCCATTTATGCACATAATGATTTGGCACAAAGAAAGAAACTGTGGAAGGATCTTGAGGATATTCATAAGAGTCAAACTGGACCTTGGTGTACTGTTGGTGATTTCAATAATGTGATGTCAAGCCAAGATAGAGTTGGTGGTAATATAGTAACTGAATCAGAATATGAGGATCTTCATGTCATGGTGGAAAACACAGGGCTAGGAGAAATGGATAGCAAAGGTGAATTTTACACATGGACAAATAAGCAAGCTAATAACCCCATCTACTCTCGGATTGATAGGCTATTGGCTAATGCTGACTGGTTCCACACTTACCATCAAGCTACACTTACCATCCTTCCCCCTCATGTCTCAGATCATGCAATCTTGTACCTGCAAATGCCTACAGAACCTAGGGGTAAGAAACAATTCAGATTCAATAATTGCTGGGTTGAAACTAGAGGCTATGCTGATTGTGTGGAAAGAAGCTGGAATCTGCCTGCTAGGGGCCCTCCTATGCAGAAACTTTGGTTCAAATTGGAGAGGTTGAAACCTGAGCTACTGAAGCTGCAGAAGCACACTAATGATATTCAGAATAACAAGATTAAGGCTAGAGATTTGCTGGACCAGGCCTATGAGCAGCTTAGAAACCACAATATGGATCCCACCACTATTGCCTTGGTCAAGAGCAGGACTGAAGAAGTTCTTTATTGGAATGAGATGGAGGAAACTATGCTTCAGCAAAGGACTAAAATTGACTGGATAAGGCTAGGAGATGGAAATAATGCTTATTTCCATGCCTGCCTTAAAGCCAAACAGGGTGCCCAAAGAATAAATACTGTTCAAAGAGAGGATGGTGCTATCCTCACTACTCAAGAGGATATTACTCAGGAGGTCCATGGTTTCTATCAGAATCTTATGGGGAAGGAAAACACAGGACTCCACCAGGTGGACATTGAAGCACTCAGAGCTGGTAGCCAACTTGATCAGGATCAGAGAGAGCCTT GTATTGGTGATTTGAAATCTCCTGGTGTGGATGGCTATGGAGCTAAGTTCTTCAAATCATGTTGGCATATCATCAAGGCAGATGTGGTTATGGCAGTGCAGGAGTTCTTTGAACATGAGAGACTTTTCTTGCCATTTAATCAAACTGTGGTTACACTGGTGCCAAAAACCAAAGAG GCAGCTTTCATCCCTGGACAGATTATTCATCATCATATCATGCTAGCTTATGAATTGATCAAAGGCTATAGTAGAAAAGGTGGAGCTCCAAGGGCAATGATACAATTAGACCTTCAAAAGGCCTATGACATGGTTGACTGGCATGCCTTGGAAACTGTTTTGAAAGAATTGGAAATACCTTGTAGGTTTGTCAACTGGCTTATGATTGTGGTGAGGACAGTCACTTATAGATTCAGGGTCAATGGCAGCTTAACCACTGAGATGCAGGCAAAAAGAGGAGTGAGGCAAGGAGACCCCATATCTCCACTCCTCTTTGTGGTAATGATGGAGTACCTGAACAGATTGATGACCAAAATGCAAAAGGATCCAAATTTCAAGCACCATCCAAAGTGTAAAAAATTGGGGATCACACATCTCTCATTTGCAGATGATGTGCTCATGTTTTGTAGGGGAGAGTTTGATTCTGTGGAAACAATGATGAATAGCTTACATACTTTTGCTGACACAACTGGGCTGATTGTGAATCCAAGGAAATGTAAAGTGTTCTTTGGTGGAGTGGATGATCATACAAAGAGGAGAATTACTGCACTCACATCCTTTGAAGAAGGGAAGCTCCCATTCAGATATCTAGGAGTTCCTCTAACCACAAGAAAACTGAATATAAAGCACTATCTTCCACTCATTGACAAAATTCTGGCTAAGGTGAATCACTGGTCCTCTAGACTTTTGAGTATGGCAGGTAGAATCCAGCTTGTCAGAACCACTACCACTGCTATTGCACAATTTTGGATGCATTGTCTTCCCCTTCCAAAGACAGTCATAAGGAAGATAGATGGGATTTGTAGAAGCTTTGTTTGGACTGGGAAAGCAATTGTCAGCAAGAAAAGTCCCATTGCTTGGGAGTCAGTCTGCAAGCCAAAGAACATGGGAGGTATGAACATCTTTAACCTTTCTCTATGGAATGATGTAGCTCTGTTGAAATGCTTGTGGAATCTGAGTTTAAAGGCTGATAACCTGTGGGTCAAATGGGTGCATACTCATTACCTAAAGAAGGAAACATTAATGGAGGTGGATATTAGGAATAGCTGCTCATGGGTGATAAAGAAAATTCTGAGATTGAGAGAGCAGCTTCCTAATTTGCAGCCTACATGGGATCTCATGATTCAAAAGAGGAAATTTTGTATGCATAGTGTGTATGTCAAGATGATGGAGGCTGAAAGGGTGCCTTGGCGTTACTTAATTCAGGATAACTGTGTGAGACCTAGAGCTATCACCCTCACTTGGATGGCATGCCATGGAAGATTAAGCACGAAGGATAGACTGAGAAAACTGGGCTTCATCACTGATCGTGTGTGCAGTTTGTGTAATGCTGATGATGAGACTCATGATCACCTTATGTTTGGCTGCAGTGTTGCGAAGGGGATCTGGAATCATGTACTCCACTGGCTGGGCATTAAACACGATCCTCAACCTTGGTCCATGGAGATTGACTGGCTCATTCGTATGATTGGTAAGAAAGGATGGCGGTTTAGAGTCCTAAAGATTGCTCTAGCCGAGACAGTTTATGAAGTTTGGCACTATCGGAATGATATAGTTTTTAGAGGAAATACACATAGAAGCAATAGTATAGATATTGCTAATAGAATCATAGAGAAAGTGATATATAGAGGGTGGTATTCACCCAAATTAAGAAAGCAAATAGCTACCTTAATGTGTTAA